One genomic window of Serinus canaria isolate serCan28SL12 chromosome 4, serCan2020, whole genome shotgun sequence includes the following:
- the HELT gene encoding hairy and enhancer of split-related protein HELT isoform X2 produces the protein MASKLKERRRTPVSHKVIEKRRRDRINRCLTELGKTVPMALAKQSSGKLEKAEILEMTVQYLRALHSADFPRGREKELLSEFANYFHYGYHECMKNLVHYLTTVERMETKDTKYARILAFLQSKARFVTEPLFTSLGSLPEPDFSYPLHPGPECPGHVHSPAEGVLQPPSGGPFPWHGAARNPSLPYHLPSAAVPLASPGQQRSTFLSSVQGLDRHYLNLLGHSHPNAFGLPPGQHPSML, from the exons ATGGCCTCCAAGCTTAAGGAGCGGAGG AGAACGCCAGTTTCCCACAAAGTGATTGAGAAGCGGAGGCGGGACCGCATCAACCGCTGCCTCACCGAGCTGGGGAAGACGGTGCCCATGGCTCTGGCCAAGCAG AGCTCGGGGAAGCTGGAGAAAGCGGAGATCCTGGAGATGACGGTGCAGTACCTGCGGGCCCTGCACTCGGCGGACTTTCCCCGCGGCCGGGAGAAGG agctgctctccgAGTTCGCCAATTACTTCCACTACGGCTACCACGAGTGTATGAAGAACCTGGTCCACTACCTGACAACGGTGGAGAGGATGGAGACCAAAGACACCAAGTACGCTCGCATCCTGGCCTTTCTCCAGTCCAAAGCACGCTTCGTTACTGAGCCTCTCTTCACGTCCCTGGGCTCCCTCCCCGAGCCGGACTTTTCCTACCCGCTGCATCCTGGGCCCGAGTGCCCAGGGCACGTCCACAGTCCCGCCGAGGGCGTGCTCCAGCCGCCCTCGGGGGGACCATTCCCCTGGCACGGCGCCGCCCGCAACCCCTCCCTGCCCTACCACTTGCCCAGCGCCGCCGTACCCCTCGCCAGCCCCGGCCAGCAGCGCAGCACTTTCCTCTCATCCGTGCAGGGGCTGGACCGCCACTACCTCAACCTCCTCGGCCACTCCCACCCCAACGCGTTCGGGCTTCCCCCGGGCCAGCACCCCTCCATGCTATAG
- the HELT gene encoding hairy and enhancer of split-related protein HELT isoform X3, whose product MASKLKERRRTPVSHKVIEKRRRDRINRCLTELGKTVPMALAKQSSGKLEKAEILEMTVQYLRALHSADFPRGREKAELLSEFANYFHYGYHECMKNLVHYLTTVERMETKDTKGWTATTSTSSATPTPTRSGFPRASTPPCYRDSSRLKKHLFMTADTAGYTRAHGEAAGGREIRRGPGWRGAPGGPDLPPPTLSEGLKLPPPARLPTSGFSACKSDALE is encoded by the exons ATGGCCTCCAAGCTTAAGGAGCGGAGG AGAACGCCAGTTTCCCACAAAGTGATTGAGAAGCGGAGGCGGGACCGCATCAACCGCTGCCTCACCGAGCTGGGGAAGACGGTGCCCATGGCTCTGGCCAAGCAG AGCTCGGGGAAGCTGGAGAAAGCGGAGATCCTGGAGATGACGGTGCAGTACCTGCGGGCCCTGCACTCGGCGGACTTTCCCCGCGGCCGGGAGAAGG cagagctgctctccgAGTTCGCCAATTACTTCCACTACGGCTACCACGAGTGTATGAAGAACCTGGTCCACTACCTGACAACGGTGGAGAGGATGGAGACCAAAGACACCAA GGGCTGGACCGCCACTACCTCAACCTCCTCGGCCACTCCCACCCCAACGCGTTCGGGCTTCCCCCGGGCCAGCACCCCTCCATGCTATAGAGACTCGTCCCGCCTGAAAAAACATCTATTTATGACCGCGGACACTGCGGGTTACACCCGGGCGCACGGAGAGGCTGCCGGGGGCAGGGAGATACGCAGGGGTCCCGGATGGCGAGGAGCCCCCGGGGGCCCAGATCTGCCCCCGCCCACCCTCTCCGAGGGCCTGAAGCTGCCCCCACCCGCTCGTCTTCCCACCTCCGGGTTCAGTGCCTGTAAAAGTGATGCCTTGGAATAA
- the HELT gene encoding hairy and enhancer of split-related protein HELT isoform X1 produces MASKLKERRRTPVSHKVIEKRRRDRINRCLTELGKTVPMALAKQSSGKLEKAEILEMTVQYLRALHSADFPRGREKAELLSEFANYFHYGYHECMKNLVHYLTTVERMETKDTKYARILAFLQSKARFVTEPLFTSLGSLPEPDFSYPLHPGPECPGHVHSPAEGVLQPPSGGPFPWHGAARNPSLPYHLPSAAVPLASPGQQRSTFLSSVQGLDRHYLNLLGHSHPNAFGLPPGQHPSML; encoded by the exons ATGGCCTCCAAGCTTAAGGAGCGGAGG AGAACGCCAGTTTCCCACAAAGTGATTGAGAAGCGGAGGCGGGACCGCATCAACCGCTGCCTCACCGAGCTGGGGAAGACGGTGCCCATGGCTCTGGCCAAGCAG AGCTCGGGGAAGCTGGAGAAAGCGGAGATCCTGGAGATGACGGTGCAGTACCTGCGGGCCCTGCACTCGGCGGACTTTCCCCGCGGCCGGGAGAAGG cagagctgctctccgAGTTCGCCAATTACTTCCACTACGGCTACCACGAGTGTATGAAGAACCTGGTCCACTACCTGACAACGGTGGAGAGGATGGAGACCAAAGACACCAAGTACGCTCGCATCCTGGCCTTTCTCCAGTCCAAAGCACGCTTCGTTACTGAGCCTCTCTTCACGTCCCTGGGCTCCCTCCCCGAGCCGGACTTTTCCTACCCGCTGCATCCTGGGCCCGAGTGCCCAGGGCACGTCCACAGTCCCGCCGAGGGCGTGCTCCAGCCGCCCTCGGGGGGACCATTCCCCTGGCACGGCGCCGCCCGCAACCCCTCCCTGCCCTACCACTTGCCCAGCGCCGCCGTACCCCTCGCCAGCCCCGGCCAGCAGCGCAGCACTTTCCTCTCATCCGTGCAGGGGCTGGACCGCCACTACCTCAACCTCCTCGGCCACTCCCACCCCAACGCGTTCGGGCTTCCCCCGGGCCAGCACCCCTCCATGCTATAG